The genomic stretch ATTTGCACACTTGGTGTTGTCCTGAACACACATGACACACCAGGAATCGCATCTGGAGCACTAGAAGATGAGCACATAGGTTTGCACATGAAGGGGGTCTCACGAGGGATTTGAATGAATACCTGGCAACAAGAACACATGGCAATCATAGCCGTCTGAATCTGAGATGGTGTCACTCAAGTGGATGATTGAAAATGACAAGCAAGCATCAATGCCAGATGATGACAGGACCTTTACGGCCTCCTTTTCATGCAAATCTCTTGATgtttgcgtgtgtgtgtgtgtttaaccATGCATATTTCTATGTACTCTCCAACACCAAATGGAAACTATTGGATGCAGATGCTGACCAATCTCTGAGACAAGATGCCATCTGCCAGCTTCATGCATCAACATGCCAACCTTCGCTCAACATTTCAAGCTTATGAAGTCACCATCTACCTTTGCTTCAAGCTGAGAGGATCACACCATGGAGACTGTGCAGAGCCTGTTTAGATAAGCAACAAAACAATCAACCTCGAACGCTAATTTCCCTCCGTGTCTCTCCAAACTCCACCTTCGTTCCTGCAACACATGCAGCCCATCATGGACAAAAGTTCTACTTTTACAacgttggagagagagagagagagagagagagagcagagtgCAGCTGCAGAGCATGACAACGCCACTCCGGTTTGTGTCCCCGAAGCCAACGCCTCTCTTTGTCTCCATCCTCCCTGCACACTCTCTCTGCTTGGTTCGCACCTTTTTTACTTCTCTCTCCAAGAAATGCCTGCAAAGGTCCTATCTTTTTCACCTGCCTACCCAATCCAAGCCCACCCATGGCGGCTTCCCTCCGTGAGCTCCTCTCCCAAGAGAGCACACATCTCCATCCGAAGCCCCGTAAGTCCCCGAGGCCCGGCCCCCCTCCCCTTTGCGCCGACCGCCGGAGCTTCGACCGCCCCCGCCGCCGCAGCAGCTGCTCCAGCCGCCCCTCCGACCCCTCCAGCTCTAACTCCAACGCCTCCAGGGTGAACTCCCTCGGGTCTGCTCCCCCCAGGTCCTTGGTctctgccgccgccgccgacgaCTACGTCGACGACGACCCCTCGGCCGACGAGGCAGCGGCCCGCGCCGTCGTCTCCGTCCTCTCCGGCTACGCCGGTCGGTTCTTGAAAGATGAGGCTTTCCGCCGGCGGCTGCGCGACAAGTGCACGGCGTGTATCGCCACGGCCCGGAAGGGGGTCGCCCACGCGGTGCTGGCGAACCTGGAGCTCGGGATCGAGAGCATCGAGCGGCTGGCGGAGGAGGGCCCCCATGGCGCGCCCAGAGACTCCAAGATCCGATCTTTGCGGAACTCCATCCGGCTGCTGAGCGTGGTGGCCTCGCTCAACTCCCCCCGGTCGCGGGCCGGCGGTTACACCTGCGGCGTGCCGAACGCCCACCTGTCCGCGTGCGCGCAGCTCTACCTCGCCGTCGTGTACAAGATAGAGAGGAACGACCGGGTCTCCGCCAAGCACCTCCTCCAGGTGTTCGTGGACGCGCCCTACCTTGCCCGGAAGAACCTTCTACCGGACCTCTGGGACCATTTCCTGCTCCCCCACCTGCTCCACCTCAAGGTGTGGTATAACAAGGAGGTCGAGCTCGTCGCGAGCTGGGATGCGGAGGACAGGGACCAGAGGATGAAGGGCTTGAACAGAGCTTACAATGACCAAATGGACGCCGGCACTGCTCAGTTCGCGGTCTACTACAGGGACTGGATCAAATCTGGCGGGAAGGCGCCGCCCGTGCCTACCGTCTCGTTGCCGCCGAGACCCAGTTACCTCGAGCCATGGGGGAAAAGATCCCTGTCATTGTCGCGGAGTTCGATCAATAGAGACCTGTACGTGACAATGTCTCTTTTGTTGCTTGATCTTATGCTTGCTCGATACGTTCTTTTGCTGTCTTATGTGACTATAAATTTAACGAAGGTATCAAGCGGTGTTCGGTCTGTCATTGGAACCGGAAGATATCGGCGACAACGGTGTGCTGATTGATGACATGCAATCAGCTTTGGAGAGGGAATTTGATGATAATTCAGCTAGCTGCAAGCGTGGGAGCCTTCTCCATGTGAGTCAATGCAGCTTCTTCGTTTCGGTGAATAGCTGGAAGTTTGATTAACCTTTCTGCATTATTGGTGTCTTTTACAATGGAATCTCCTGACATATATGTAATAAAATAAGCTAATCGTTAATAAACAGACAAACATGTCCTGGATTGCTTCTTGCACAAGTGATCTAGATGCTGTAGAAAGATCTGTTTGGGTCCTTGGGAATCTTGTCCAGGACATCCCTAGAAAAAAACTTGGTGGTGGTGTTTCATATTCAGGAATTGTTCTTTGCATGCCTCTGAAATCCTCTTCAGCTGGGAAGCATGAAGAGAGAACACTGCTCCAAGAATCTTGTCGATATGGTCCTGCTTACATGCCTAGACATCAAGTAAGGAGTCACAGTGCTTGGTTTTGTTACTATTCTACTGCTATTTCTGTTAATCAACCATGCCTCTGATTTGTGCGGCACAGTGAGATGTACCAGGAAAAAGTTTTCAGATTGTAGAGTGTCAATGTTCTTTGACATGCCTGATTTTGTTAAACTTAGAATTTACAAAATACTTCTTAGCCCCAGACCTTTGTGCTATGTGCTATTACTATTACTATTGAGGAATATATGACAATCACTATGATTTTTCAAATCATGCATAGAATAATCAGGATGATTTTAACCCTTTTCCATCTTCTGATCTTTTTTCCTCCAAAATGCCCACTTAGATGCTACATGTAAAAAGGATCcttatgtaattttttttcttcctttaaaTCTTGACTTAGATGTCAACCAGAAAATGAAAAGAAAGTAAACCACTATCCTGCTTCACATACTCAAGCACATTTGTGCACCATCTTTGTGGCCCAATTTCATATATACCTCCTGCTCACATGTAATTTCACATGTGCTGTCATAAAGTTTGAAATATAACAGATATAATTCTAAAGTTTACAACCTTCCATGAGTACCCTCGAAGATATCAGGGATACCATAATAAACCTCATTAATGCCATCACAAATATTCACACAAAGGTAgtcatatatttaaaaaattaggcATATATGAGAAATTTGAAACTTTAAAAGACAACTATGATACTTGCAACTTTAGATGGCCTTGAGAAAGTTTTCTTTTTCCAACTTTTACGTCTATGCGGTCCGTTCAGCATGCTTGCTCTATGATTTAACAGCTTGTTATGTTGTGGCTGTGGTGTCTTTTCTCTACTATCAAGACTGTATTTTATCAAGTCCAGGAAGATAAACAATTTAATATTCTTGCAGatttccatatggttatagagaaaTTCTGCCTTTAATTATTTGGAAAAAGTAACTCTTTTGTGATCCGGTAACTGTTCAGTTTCTCAAGTGTTGCTTGTTTTTTGAATAGACAGAGCAACACTGGGGTTAAACAAAGAGAACCAGACACAGTGCGAGAGCATCCAATCTCTGGAGCAGCTTCTGTACCCCGCAAATCACATTCTTTTCGATTATTCTCTTGTCGAAGCATACCGGATGCAGCTTCAGTTCATCATGCACAAACTCCTAAAAAAGATTTTGCTGTAATTGGCAGCCAACCATGCAGCAACGTGCAATCATCAAGTCTTAGCCGAGCGATTGATCTTATTTCTCAATCCGATAATCTTAAAGAATGTGAAGCTGCAGTTCACATAATTGCAAAAGCTTGGCATTGTACACAAGGAGGTACTGCTCTTGTGACAGCGTTGTCAACATCATCTGTGATTGAGGGTCTTCTGGAGGTAAATTTTACTTCTAAAGATGACGAAGTACTAGAGTTATCGATCTTGATCTTAGCAGAGTTGGTTGCAAGGAATGATGTGAACAGACAGGTGGTACTGCATGCAGATCCACAGCTTGAGATTTTCTTGAGACTGTTGAGGAATCACAATCTTTTCTTAAAGGCAGCAGTAGTGCTTTACCTGCTAAAACCAAAGGCCAAGCAGATGCTGTCCTTGGATTGGATACCATTAGTTTTGCGGGTTCTGGACTTTGGAGATGAAATGCAGACTTTGTTTACTGTACAATGCCATCCCAAATCAGCTGCATTCTACCTTCTAGAACAGCTTCTTATGGGTTTTGATGTGGACAGAAATGTTGAGAACTCGAAACAGTTGGTTGCCCTTGGTGGATTGGACCTCCTGATCAGAAGACTTGAAGCAGGTGATGCTCAGGAGAGTAGAAACTGTGCTTCACTCTTAGCAAGATGTATACGAGCAGATGGAAGCTGCAGACAGTACTTGGCAATGAACATAAAGAAGACTCCCATAGTTCAACTCCTAGGGAACCAACAAAAGTCCCATGGAAGTGCGATTTCTTTGCTGAGTGAACTGCTCTGTCTCAACAGGTCTGGCTTAAATCTCTAAGCTGCATTTTGCCTGTAGCCAATATTTTTTCTGATTTTCTGTGGATATTTTCTATAGCAATAATATTGCTCAATAATGTTACTAATGGGAAGTATCTATTCAGCACCTGTTTGGAGGACAGATGTTTCAGATAAATAAATGCTAAAATTTTATCAACTAATTGTATACCATATGAGAATCTGGCTTTTAGGGAATTGTTGGATTATGTAAATTATCATATCGAGTAATGGCAAGATCTTAGGGTACCGAAATCACTTAAATTCTGTAATGTTTGTAGTGAACATTGTTAATGACCAACTAAATTGAATGGTATAATCCACTAATAATTGTCCCAACTGGAAACTTCCTTTGGTTTATATTTGATCCATTCTTCTTATTAAACAGAACAACACAGATTATGACATTACTGAAGGAGCTAAAAGATGACGGTTTCCTGAACATAATGCATGTCCTATTGGTTTATCTACACCAAGCACCGCTTGAACAACGCCCAGTAGCAGCAGCACTTCTTTTGCAGCTTGATCTTCTGGTACATCTTCCAGACCAATTGTTTTTTATGTGTTAGTTTCTTAATAGTTCCATTTTAGATCTATGTGCAGTCTCCATATGCCAATTATGTTTCAGGGAGATCCTTTGCAGTACAGTATCCACAGAGAAGAGGCAATTGATGCTTTAATAGCAGCCCTGGAAcgcaatttgcacaataagaagatCCAGGAGAAGTGCAGCAGAGCTCTTTTGCTCTTGGGGGGCAGGTTTTCTTGTTCGGGAGAGGCCACATCAGAGGCATGGTTACTTAAGCGAGCAGGTCTACATGATAGCCTTTCAGATTCATTCAGAAGCAAAGAGATTTTTGTAGATGACAATATGAGACCGGTAGGTTTTTATTCTAACAGAGAATAACATTGCATTAGCCATGACATCCAACAAGCAGATTTGGTTTAACAGCTTACAAGCTGGCTGTTCTTTTAATAGTCTTCTGCAATGATATAGAAGCTATAACATTCCTACTCTGAATTTTGAAGTATGCCATAGCCTTATATttatctttaagattcaaatatcaAAATGAGGAACATTTATGGATTGATATGTGGAATTACCctatgtcttgacatcatttggtTAATCTTTCTCATGTAAAAACATTTTGCAATGACCCATGCACTGAGCCACCTTAACCAATATATTAAATCTAGTTTGTAGTGTTGTCTGACTAGTTAGACCTCTTTACATAAAAGGTAGACACCTTTTAAAGTTAATTTGCACTATGGTAACATGAAAGAGAGAAAACCAATAAGTTGGAGGTAGGGAAATATTTAATCACCATAATATGTTTTTAAGCGTGAACCTCATGAagggaaaaaaaatctaaattttatgCATCTTTGCAGAATGCTGGTGTTTGTTTCATAGCACATCACAAATATGGGGCATCTCCATCCTGAGCATTGATCTGGATTGTTGTTCCCTCAGTCTATATGGATAGGCCATTCTGTTATTGTGTTCAGAGTACTACATCTCTATGTTCACTGTTGTAGATTGTGACACTCTTAACTCTTTGTGCACTATATGGAATTTATTGAAGTGAAGAAGAATCTTGTCTCTATGCTAAAAATTTATGACATTCTACTAGTTTCTCTACAGGCCCAtcgaaaaattttgagttaattgcaagGCTTATGCCTGCTATAATCTGAAGAAAAAACAAACACAAATTTCTTCAATATAAAAGTTACTTCCTCTAGTAGGTACAATACAAAAATACTGTTATGTAATTGTCATACATCACTGAGCTTGACCATTCTTACTCCCAATTAGTTTGTAAATATTGATGTTGATCGACATTTAGATCTCACTTGAAAATTTGTATTGCTATGCCAAGTGATGTAATTGTGGAAGCTTTGTTAAGTTTGTTTCTCCCATACATTTCTCTTACAATCTAGAGTAATAATGAAATTAATTTGCATTGTTCTTTGCTATATCTAAACCTCTTATTTGGGCTGTTTGTCTTCTTCTTTATTCTCTTCTATGATTGCTGTTATGTGTGCCTCACCCACTTGTAAGTGATGTGTTTGCAATATTGCCTGTTATGTGTGAAATTCCACCTGCAAAATCCATCCCTTCTGATGTTTCTAAGAGTCTTCTGTGGTATCAGTTGTTTGGACATTCCTCTAAATCTACTCAGATTAAGTATTAGGCTTTGTTTTTGTCTCTTGTGAAGTAATCAACCTATCTTCATCATT from Musa acuminata AAA Group cultivar baxijiao chromosome BXJ1-3, Cavendish_Baxijiao_AAA, whole genome shotgun sequence encodes the following:
- the LOC135630375 gene encoding putative E3 ubiquitin-protein ligase LIN-1 isoform X2 is translated as MAASLRELLSQESTHLHPKPRKSPRPGPPPLCADRRSFDRPRRRSSCSSRPSDPSSSNSNASRVNSLGSAPPRSLVSAAAADDYVDDDPSADEAAARAVVSVLSGYAGRFLKDEAFRRRLRDKCTACIATARKGVAHAVLANLELGIESIERLAEEGPHGAPRDSKIRSLRNSIRLLSVVASLNSPRSRAGGYTCGVPNAHLSACAQLYLAVVYKIERNDRVSAKHLLQVFVDAPYLARKNLLPDLWDHFLLPHLLHLKVWYNKEVELVASWDAEDRDQRMKGLNRAYNDQMDAGTAQFAVYYRDWIKSGGKAPPVPTVSLPPRPSYLEPWGKRSLSLSRSSINRDLYQAVFGLSLEPEDIGDNGVLIDDMQSALEREFDDNSASCKRGSLLHSNTGVKQREPDTVREHPISGAASVPRKSHSFRLFSCRSIPDAASVHHAQTPKKDFAVIGSQPCSNVQSSSLSRAIDLISQSDNLKECEAAVHIIAKAWHCTQGGTALVTALSTSSVIEGLLEVNFTSKDDEVLELSILILAELVARNDVNRQVVLHADPQLEIFLRLLRNHNLFLKAAVVLYLLKPKAKQMLSLDWIPLVLRVLDFGDEMQTLFTVQCHPKSAAFYLLEQLLMGFDVDRNVENSKQLVALGGLDLLIRRLEAGDAQESRNCASLLARCIRADGSCRQYLAMNIKKTPIVQLLGNQQKSHGSAISLLSELLCLNRTTQIMTLLKELKDDGFLNIMHVLLVYLHQAPLEQRPVAAALLLQLDLLYSIHREEAIDALIAALERNLHNKKIQEKCSRALLLLGGRFSCSGEATSEAWLLKRAGLHDSLSDSFRSKEIFVDDNMRPEEEKVTEEWLRKLAIVLLSSGNKRFLVALSNCMADGIPGLARSCLVTVAWMSSSLVSWHNVNHLQSLVCSTLAPRLFESLSYHRAQEERVLASLSLFNFVRYPECLPKLFPMDKETICSLQDLAQVTWTAKELLFACCR
- the LOC135630375 gene encoding putative E3 ubiquitin-protein ligase LIN-1 isoform X1; protein product: MAASLRELLSQESTHLHPKPRKSPRPGPPPLCADRRSFDRPRRRSSCSSRPSDPSSSNSNASRVNSLGSAPPRSLVSAAAADDYVDDDPSADEAAARAVVSVLSGYAGRFLKDEAFRRRLRDKCTACIATARKGVAHAVLANLELGIESIERLAEEGPHGAPRDSKIRSLRNSIRLLSVVASLNSPRSRAGGYTCGVPNAHLSACAQLYLAVVYKIERNDRVSAKHLLQVFVDAPYLARKNLLPDLWDHFLLPHLLHLKVWYNKEVELVASWDAEDRDQRMKGLNRAYNDQMDAGTAQFAVYYRDWIKSGGKAPPVPTVSLPPRPSYLEPWGKRSLSLSRSSINRDLYQAVFGLSLEPEDIGDNGVLIDDMQSALEREFDDNSASCKRGSLLHSNTGVKQREPDTVREHPISGAASVPRKSHSFRLFSCRSIPDAASVHHAQTPKKDFAVIGSQPCSNVQSSSLSRAIDLISQSDNLKECEAAVHIIAKAWHCTQGGTALVTALSTSSVIEGLLEVNFTSKDDEVLELSILILAELVARNDVNRQVVLHADPQLEIFLRLLRNHNLFLKAAVVLYLLKPKAKQMLSLDWIPLVLRVLDFGDEMQTLFTVQCHPKSAAFYLLEQLLMGFDVDRNVENSKQLVALGGLDLLIRRLEAGDAQESRNCASLLARCIRADGSCRQYLAMNIKKTPIVQLLGNQQKSHGSAISLLSELLCLNRTTQIMTLLKELKDDGFLNIMHVLLVYLHQAPLEQRPVAAALLLQLDLLGDPLQYSIHREEAIDALIAALERNLHNKKIQEKCSRALLLLGGRFSCSGEATSEAWLLKRAGLHDSLSDSFRSKEIFVDDNMRPEEEKVTEEWLRKLAIVLLSSGNKRFLVALSNCMADGIPGLARSCLVTVAWMSSSLVSWHNVNHLQSLVCSTLAPRLFESLSYHRAQEERVLASLSLFNFVRYPECLPKLFPMDKETICSLQDLAQVTWTAKELLFACCR